In Leptolyngbya sp. 'hensonii', the following are encoded in one genomic region:
- a CDS encoding chemotaxis protein CheW has translation MTSLRKSHRIARQAEATHQLIVFQMQQDWFALPIQAAQKVIPMGPTYGDPERTGVSLTRYQERELAVVDVTQRIFGQSSQQQPGPSPTYLLLVQNSQGEIVGLPIVDQPSLRRVAKTAFAPLPTTYLSQGNIQCVSSVVVQLEQEPLMFLLDPEVLVRPGLLPSPVTLPVGQSAQSGLGGKG, from the coding sequence ATGACCTCCTTGCGTAAATCCCACCGGATAGCCCGACAGGCCGAAGCCACCCATCAATTGATTGTGTTTCAGATGCAACAGGACTGGTTCGCCCTCCCGATCCAGGCTGCGCAGAAAGTGATTCCCATGGGACCAACTTATGGCGATCCGGAACGAACCGGCGTCAGCCTCACCCGTTATCAGGAGCGAGAATTGGCAGTTGTGGATGTGACGCAACGCATTTTCGGGCAATCCTCCCAGCAGCAGCCAGGTCCGTCTCCCACCTACCTGCTCCTGGTGCAGAATTCCCAGGGAGAGATCGTGGGTCTACCGATCGTAGACCAGCCCTCCCTGCGACGGGTGGCTAAAACAGCCTTCGCTCCGCTGCCGACAACTTACCTCTCCCAGGGCAATATCCAATGTGTCAGTTCTGTAGTCGTGCAACTGGAACAGGAACCCCTGATGTTTTTGCTTGATCCAGAAGTCCTGGTGCGACCCGGCTTGCTGCCCTCCCCTGTAACCTTGCCGGTGGGGCAGTCGGCCCAGTCAGGGCTCGGGGGGAAAGGGTGA
- a CDS encoding cobalamin biosynthesis protein, translated as MKGANSVWIGLGFQQGASRRLLEAAIQQALQSVELAATAVMGLATLDRKAQDADLLDLCHDRGWSLQSFTAEQLQNVVVPSASNRVASATGTPSVAEAAALLACQSLASQLLLPKQVFRSSDQPGAVTVAIALVLTPGDLP; from the coding sequence GTGAAGGGGGCCAATTCTGTCTGGATTGGTCTTGGCTTTCAGCAAGGGGCCTCCCGCAGGCTCCTCGAAGCTGCGATTCAGCAGGCGTTACAGTCGGTTGAACTGGCTGCAACAGCGGTAATGGGGTTGGCCACCCTCGATCGTAAAGCCCAGGACGCAGACTTGCTGGATCTATGCCACGATCGGGGCTGGTCGCTGCAATCCTTTACGGCAGAACAATTGCAGAACGTGGTCGTTCCTTCCGCTTCCAATCGGGTAGCTTCAGCCACAGGCACTCCCAGCGTGGCTGAAGCTGCCGCCCTGCTGGCCTGTCAGTCTCTGGCTTCCCAACTGCTGCTGCCCAAACAAGTCTTTCGTTCTTCAGATCAGCCTGGAGCGGTGACGGTGGCGATCGCCCTGGTTTTAACGCCAGGAGACCTGCCATAA
- a CDS encoding flavin-dependent dehydrogenase, which yields MKEILYLEIPTPDLAGVRSWLKEEFQPHRGEKQLTPEGFRWQPANQQDHSGKDLPAELSIFVWSVQRTTYLKVFRWAEVPLTDERMFLQELVRSVRHQFPHHYPVPPEIDLSQETIFTALAPVYPETVKFFQRMPNGEYDLTRVYWWEKRWRAGVRNPQQPQQVIARVQTETGREEGEEAGSSPYDLIYIGGALGVIHAVVMARLGYRVLLVERLPFGRMNREWNISRSEFQSLLDLGVFTPTEFEEVIAREYVDGFHKFFDANNPPHLKAPILHTPTVLNVGLDAEKLLRVCGEKLKAAGGTIWDETEFIRAEIADDRAAVFLTHLPDQTPRQAQGRLLVDAMGTASPIAWQLNGGRAFDSVCPTVGAVIERGFEPGVWDANYGDVLNSHGDISRGRQLIWELFPAEQEELTFYLFHYHQVHPDNPGSLLEMYEDFFTILPEYRRCDLEKLVWKKPTFGYIPGHFSVSRQDRRVAFDRLIAIGDAASLQSPLIFTGFGSLVRNLPRLTDLLNIALQNDLLTAPYLNQIRAYQSNVSVTWLFSKGMMVPTGQHLPPERINAMLNTFFGILADESPQVADAFIKDRADWLSFNRMALKAAWRNPALLLWIWQLAGPQDLLRWLGSYWSFTIAALLSALLRVWFPALVQRLQPWLEPRLPGLWFWLRVQSHAYTYGTGRSSPSHSNLASSKSHWQSV from the coding sequence ATGAAAGAAATTCTTTACCTCGAAATTCCTACGCCTGACTTGGCTGGCGTTAGAAGCTGGTTAAAAGAGGAATTTCAGCCGCACCGTGGGGAGAAGCAACTCACTCCAGAAGGATTTCGCTGGCAACCGGCAAACCAGCAAGACCATTCCGGCAAGGATTTACCGGCAGAGTTGTCGATCTTTGTTTGGTCTGTGCAAAGAACAACCTACTTGAAGGTCTTCCGCTGGGCTGAGGTTCCGCTCACTGACGAACGCATGTTTCTGCAGGAACTGGTTCGATCGGTGCGTCACCAATTTCCCCATCATTATCCCGTCCCCCCTGAGATTGACCTGTCCCAGGAAACCATCTTTACGGCCCTCGCGCCGGTTTACCCCGAAACCGTTAAGTTTTTCCAGCGCATGCCGAATGGGGAATATGACCTCACCCGCGTCTACTGGTGGGAAAAGCGATGGCGGGCCGGAGTCCGCAACCCACAACAGCCCCAGCAGGTGATCGCCCGCGTCCAAACGGAAACAGGTCGGGAAGAAGGCGAGGAGGCCGGTTCCTCCCCCTACGATCTTATTTATATCGGTGGAGCCTTGGGCGTGATCCATGCGGTGGTCATGGCCCGTCTGGGCTATCGGGTTCTGCTGGTGGAGCGCTTACCCTTTGGGCGCATGAACCGGGAGTGGAATATTTCCCGCAGTGAATTTCAAAGTCTACTGGATCTGGGCGTCTTCACCCCGACAGAGTTTGAAGAGGTGATTGCCAGGGAATATGTTGATGGGTTCCACAAGTTCTTTGATGCGAACAATCCACCCCATCTCAAAGCCCCCATCCTCCATACCCCCACGGTTTTAAATGTGGGGCTGGATGCCGAGAAATTGCTCCGAGTTTGCGGCGAAAAGTTGAAGGCTGCTGGGGGAACGATTTGGGATGAAACGGAGTTTATTCGAGCAGAGATTGCGGACGATCGGGCTGCCGTATTTCTGACCCACCTGCCCGATCAGACCCCCCGACAGGCCCAGGGTCGCCTGCTGGTCGATGCCATGGGCACAGCCTCTCCAATCGCCTGGCAGTTGAATGGGGGGCGGGCCTTCGACAGCGTCTGCCCCACAGTTGGGGCCGTGATTGAGCGGGGCTTTGAACCTGGCGTCTGGGATGCCAATTATGGGGATGTCCTGAACAGCCATGGGGATATTTCGCGAGGTCGGCAACTGATCTGGGAGCTCTTTCCAGCCGAACAGGAGGAACTGACCTTTTACCTGTTCCACTATCACCAGGTCCATCCAGACAATCCCGGCTCCCTCCTGGAAATGTACGAAGATTTCTTCACCATTCTGCCGGAATATCGCCGCTGCGATCTCGAAAAGCTGGTCTGGAAGAAACCGACTTTTGGGTACATTCCTGGCCATTTCAGTGTGAGTCGCCAGGATCGGCGGGTGGCCTTCGATCGGCTGATTGCGATCGGGGATGCGGCCTCGCTCCAGTCTCCGCTGATCTTTACAGGCTTTGGCTCTCTGGTGCGTAACCTGCCTCGCCTGACCGACCTGCTCAATATTGCGCTCCAGAATGATTTACTCACAGCCCCTTACCTGAACCAGATCCGGGCTTACCAGAGCAATGTTTCCGTCACCTGGTTATTTTCCAAAGGTATGATGGTACCCACAGGCCAGCATTTGCCGCCAGAGCGCATCAATGCCATGTTGAACACCTTTTTTGGCATCCTGGCAGATGAATCACCACAAGTGGCTGACGCCTTCATCAAAGACCGGGCCGATTGGCTTTCTTTCAACCGCATGGCTCTCAAAGCCGCCTGGAGAAATCCGGCCCTGTTGCTCTGGATCTGGCAATTGGCTGGCCCTCAGGATTTACTGCGCTGGTTGGGCAGCTACTGGAGTTTCACGATCGCAGCCCTGCTCAGTGCCCTGTTGCGAGTCTGGTTTCCGGCACTGGTACAGCGTCTCCAGCCCTGGCTGGAACCCCGATTGCCGGGCCTATGGTTTTGGCTGCGCGTTCAGAGCCACGCTTACACCTACGGCACTGGACGATCGTCCCCAAGCCATTCCAATCTTGCCAGTTCGAAATCCCACTGGCAGTCGGTGTAG
- a CDS encoding pentapeptide repeat-containing protein — MRNRVLTGVLALAAVLTTTTVNAANPNQVQQLLRTRECAGCDLKGANLKGAYLLGADLRNADLRGANLTEANLEGADLTGAKLQGANLTRAFVTNATLNDANLTNANLQYARIYNAQTIGATLTNINIAGAEVFGSSINIGGD, encoded by the coding sequence ATGAGAAACAGAGTTCTGACTGGAGTGCTGGCACTTGCAGCAGTTTTGACCACAACGACAGTCAACGCTGCCAATCCAAACCAGGTTCAACAGTTACTGAGAACCCGGGAATGTGCTGGGTGTGACCTGAAGGGAGCCAACCTGAAAGGAGCCTATCTGCTGGGAGCTGACTTGCGCAATGCAGATTTGCGGGGAGCTAATTTAACCGAAGCCAACCTGGAAGGAGCTGACCTGACGGGGGCTAAGTTGCAGGGCGCAAATTTAACCCGTGCATTTGTGACGAACGCCACCTTAAATGACGCAAATTTGACCAACGCAAACCTGCAATATGCCCGAATTTATAATGCACAGACAATTGGGGCAACGTTGACCAACATCAACATTGCGGGAGCAGAAGTCTTTGGCAGCAGCATTAACATTGGTGGTGATTAG
- a CDS encoding SHOCT domain-containing protein translates to MLSRPKNRQVAALLALLGILVPISGFHKFYLGQPLWGLFYLLLSLGTPIARIASAIEAVWYLIQRQEDFDRNFNATIAKIGSTGRPGQAPTSSPVQVGAISEAVRQLDQLRQDGLITEYEFEQKRRQLLDRIG, encoded by the coding sequence ATGTTAAGTCGGCCAAAGAATCGTCAGGTCGCTGCTTTACTTGCGCTTCTGGGGATTCTGGTACCCATCAGCGGGTTCCATAAATTTTATCTGGGGCAACCCCTTTGGGGGCTGTTTTATCTGTTGCTCTCTCTGGGAACTCCCATTGCCCGGATTGCCAGCGCGATCGAAGCCGTCTGGTATCTGATCCAACGGCAGGAAGATTTTGACCGTAACTTCAATGCCACGATCGCGAAGATAGGTTCGACTGGCAGGCCGGGTCAGGCTCCGACTTCATCCCCGGTTCAGGTGGGGGCAATCTCAGAGGCGGTGCGTCAGTTAGACCAACTCCGACAGGACGGACTGATTACTGAGTACGAGTTCGAGCAGAAGCGAAGACAGCTCCTCGATCGCATCGGTTAA